The DNA sequence GGACTTGCCGTCCTTCCAGACATAGATGTCGTAGACCGGATTCTTGATGTCGCCCTTGGCGTCGAACTCCAGCGGGCCGACCGCGGAGTCCCACTTGCCGGAGCGCAGGGCGGCAGCCACGGCGTCCGGCGCGATCGACTTCGCCTTGTTGGCGGCGTCGGCCCAGACCTTGATCGCGGCATAGCTGAAGAGCGTGTAGCCCTCCGGGTTGTACTTGGCGTCGCGGAACTTCTTCACCAGCGCGGCATTGGCCGGGAAGTCCTCGGCCTTGGGCGGGAAGGACATCAGCACGCCGTTGGTGGCGGCGCCGCCGAGCTGGCCGAACTCGGCCGTCTCGAGCGAGTCGAAGCCGATCATCTGCGCCGCCAGGCCCTGCTCGCGCGACTGCTTGATGATCAGCGCGCCGGCGGTGTGATAGCCGCCGAGCACGATGATGTCGATCCGCGCCTGCTTCATCTTGTTGATGAGCGCGGTGAAGTCCTTGTCGGTGTCCGTATAGGCCTCGTACATCGCCTCGCGCGTGCCGCCGTTGTTGAGCGCCTTCTTGGTCTCGTCGGCGACGCCTTTGCCGTAGGGCGACTTGTCGTGCAGGATCGCGACGCGCTTGCCCTTGTGATACTTGTTGATGTACCCGCCGACCGTCACGCCCTGGACGTCGTCACGGCCGCAGACGCGGAACAGCGTCGTGTTGCCCTCCTTCGCCGCGTCCTCGGTGAGGCGCGGATTGGTCGAGGCCGGGCTGATCTGCAGGATGCGAGCCTCCCGGTAGATCTTGGAGGCCGGTATCGACGAGCCGGAGCAGAAATGGCCGGCGACGAACGCCACCTTGTCCGACACCATCTTGTTGGCGACGGCCGTGGCCTGCTTGGGATCGCAGGCGTCGTCGCCGATGATCAGCTCGAGCTTCTGGCCGTTGACGCCGCCGGCCGCATTGATGTCGGCGATCGCCATCTGCGCGCCGCGGCGCAGCTGCTCGCCGAAGGCGGCGTACTGGCCGGTCATCGGACCCGCCGAACCGATCTTGATCTGCGCCCAGGCGCTGCCGCCCAGCGCGACGGCGACCGCGGTCGCCGTCCCCAATGTGATGACCCAGCGCTTCATCGGATCTTCTCCCTTTTGCCTCTCCCACGCCCCGAGGGGCGACTGACGGAACCTTAGTTCGCCCGGCGAGCGCCGCCAAGCGCGGAGCGGCCTCAACCCCCAGGCTTGTCGCGCCAGCCGAACAGCCCGTCGCGCTGGTGCAGCCAGGGATACTGAGCCACCATCATCGCCGCGCGCGTCGCGCGATGCATGGCGAGCCCGGCGATGGCGAGTATCGCCCAGGCCAGCGCGAAGCCGATCGGCGCCCACAACTCGCCGTTGGACAGCGCATAGTCGGCGAAGCGATGGGTCGCCGCCAGCATCGCCGAGTACAGCACGACCTGCCAGCCCGGCTGCCACGTGATCGCGACGCTGCGCCCGGTGATCAGCGTCGCAGGCAAGGCCAGCAGCACCAGGGTGAGCAGCCAGCTCCACGGTGTGTTGCCCAGCCAGGGCAGGAACTCGCTCATGCGCAGCTCATGCCCTTCTC is a window from the Alphaproteobacteria bacterium genome containing:
- a CDS encoding branched-chain amino acid ABC transporter substrate-binding protein, with translation MKRWVITLGTATAVAVALGGSAWAQIKIGSAGPMTGQYAAFGEQLRRGAQMAIADINAAGGVNGQKLELIIGDDACDPKQATAVANKMVSDKVAFVAGHFCSGSSIPASKIYREARILQISPASTNPRLTEDAAKEGNTTLFRVCGRDDVQGVTVGGYINKYHKGKRVAILHDKSPYGKGVADETKKALNNGGTREAMYEAYTDTDKDFTALINKMKQARIDIIVLGGYHTAGALIIKQSREQGLAAQMIGFDSLETAEFGQLGGAATNGVLMSFPPKAEDFPANAALVKKFRDAKYNPEGYTLFSYAAIKVWADAANKAKSIAPDAVAAALRSGKWDSAVGPLEFDAKGDIKNPVYDIYVWKDGKSYPSTK